One window from the genome of Pedobacter schmidteae encodes:
- a CDS encoding TlpA disulfide reductase family protein → MKKSLIPILMLLPFMAAAQKSYTIQGKLPAIKGQAKAYLVLLKNNAWKEVDSTEIKSGAFQFTGSVNEPQNAILTVRHFGESALGNPRDSQGFFIENSKITMVGTDLISNAKITGSVANRENEEREAMIKPVTAKIIKVQDEFGKKAADGSYIKSLEERKMAGDSIQKLVAKNKDISLKFAESHLNTFMGLYTFNMYVLDSHFEVAKVEPLFRRFSAELRSSPLGQRTAEKIEIGRRRQTGAKATDFTQNDLNGNPFTLSSLRGKYVLVDFWASWCGPCRAENPNVVKAYNELKGKNFEIVGVSLDYPGGKAAWAEAVKKDGLPWIHVSDLKGWKNEVAVMYGINSVPQNLLINPQGVIIAKNLRGEALTKKLAELIK, encoded by the coding sequence ATGAAAAAATCATTGATTCCAATTTTGATGCTGCTGCCCTTTATGGCAGCAGCTCAAAAAAGCTATACCATACAAGGAAAATTACCGGCCATTAAAGGCCAGGCTAAAGCTTACCTTGTTCTTTTAAAAAACAATGCCTGGAAAGAAGTCGATTCGACTGAAATAAAGAGTGGAGCGTTTCAATTTACCGGAAGTGTTAATGAACCTCAAAATGCCATTTTAACGGTTAGACATTTCGGTGAGTCGGCTTTGGGAAATCCTCGCGATTCTCAAGGTTTTTTTATCGAGAACTCGAAGATTACCATGGTTGGAACAGATTTGATTAGCAATGCTAAAATTACCGGTTCGGTTGCCAACCGTGAAAACGAAGAGCGGGAAGCCATGATTAAGCCCGTTACGGCTAAGATTATCAAAGTGCAAGATGAATTTGGGAAGAAAGCCGCCGACGGATCCTATATCAAATCTTTGGAAGAACGTAAAATGGCGGGCGACAGCATTCAAAAGTTAGTGGCTAAAAACAAGGATATCAGCCTGAAGTTTGCAGAAAGCCATTTAAACACCTTTATGGGGCTGTACACGTTCAATATGTATGTGCTGGATAGTCATTTCGAAGTTGCAAAAGTAGAACCGCTTTTCAGGCGTTTTTCTGCAGAACTCAGATCTTCTCCGCTCGGACAGCGTACCGCGGAAAAAATTGAAATTGGCAGACGTCGTCAAACTGGGGCTAAAGCCACAGATTTTACTCAAAATGATTTAAATGGTAATCCATTTACCCTTTCTTCATTAAGAGGTAAATATGTACTGGTTGATTTTTGGGCCAGTTGGTGTGGACCCTGCAGGGCCGAGAATCCCAATGTGGTAAAAGCATACAATGAATTGAAAGGCAAGAATTTTGAAATCGTAGGCGTATCACTTGATTATCCAGGAGGTAAAGCGGCCTGGGCAGAGGCGGTTAAAAAAGATGGTTTGCCATGGATTCATGTAAGTGACCTGAAAGGCTGGAAAAATGAAGTGGCAGTTATGTATGGCATCAATTCCGTTCCGCAAAATCTGCTTATTAATCCGCAAGGTGTAATCATCGCCAAAAACCTGAGGGGAGAAGCGCTGACAAAAAAATTAGCTGAATTGATTAAGTAA
- a CDS encoding RNA polymerase sigma-70 factor, which yields MLAYDEHTDQELTALLKLGDREAFNQIYHRYAEYLYQYALNILRDQDECTDAVQDIFVWLWENKKKINVTVLKGYLIAAVKYKLTRLIQGSKRRAEILASNPLKEESFVDDSLEIKELKNAIQEFVINLPERARQIFEMSRNEYLSNKEIAIRLGISEKTVENQMTIVLKKLKSGLGKMSFWSTFI from the coding sequence ATGCTTGCATACGACGAACATACAGATCAGGAGCTGACTGCTTTGCTTAAGCTTGGAGATCGGGAGGCCTTTAACCAGATCTATCATCGCTATGCAGAGTATTTATATCAATATGCTTTAAACATACTCCGGGACCAAGATGAATGTACAGATGCGGTTCAGGATATTTTTGTTTGGCTGTGGGAAAACAAGAAAAAAATTAATGTCACTGTTTTAAAGGGGTACCTTATTGCTGCGGTAAAGTATAAACTAACCCGGCTTATCCAGGGCAGCAAGAGAAGGGCAGAAATTCTGGCATCAAATCCATTGAAGGAAGAGTCATTTGTTGACGATAGTCTGGAAATAAAAGAGCTCAAGAATGCCATTCAGGAATTTGTGATTAATCTTCCCGAACGGGCCAGACAGATTTTTGAAATGAGCCGTAACGAATATCTTTCCAATAAGGAAATTGCAATTAGGTTAGGCATATCTGAAAAAACGGTCGAAAACCAAATGACCATTGTGCTGAAAAAACTAAAGTCGGGCCTCGGAAAAATGTCCTTCTGGTCGACTTTTATCTGA
- a CDS encoding RagB/SusD family nutrient uptake outer membrane protein — translation MKKFKYIAAQLLICCMVFSGCDKYLDVEPKGKQLLKTTNDFDLWLNSIALTSETESNILNYMTDNVDFVTVGNPPITLGDLIYTWAPQFTTDVTSFTYLWGEHYKRISLFNTVLLGIDAAQGGTVSQKNSIRAEALLGRAHSYFYLVNEYAKPYDAATAATDLAVPFVTSDNVSQKAPNRSTTAEIYQHIIDDINEAIPNLPVDNSNARFRGSKAAAYSVLARVYLYRREYSEAQRYAELALANTRATMIDFTNAATFPTNRNVVSHPDVIYGRSTAAAGLSLTAELKSTFANNDARRTVLYVNWSSNVRGATQFNAQNVTPVFALTNTGTTVQEMRLIAAECAARANSLTTALDHLNQVRRNRYTGTPVTSRDFNSGNQIDILNEVLAERRRELPFHGLRWFDMRRLDTENRMSTITRTTAQNVVVATLEPHSSKYTLQIPVQVMAFNPDMIQNP, via the coding sequence ATGAAGAAATTTAAATATATAGCCGCCCAATTGCTTATTTGCTGTATGGTATTTAGCGGTTGCGACAAATATCTGGATGTTGAGCCAAAGGGCAAGCAATTGCTGAAAACAACGAATGACTTTGATCTCTGGTTGAATAGCATTGCGCTCACTTCTGAAACGGAGAGTAATATATTGAACTACATGACGGACAATGTTGATTTTGTAACCGTTGGTAATCCGCCTATCACCTTGGGTGATCTGATTTATACCTGGGCACCTCAGTTTACAACTGATGTGACATCGTTCACCTATTTATGGGGCGAGCACTATAAAAGGATTAGCCTGTTCAATACTGTATTATTGGGTATCGACGCTGCGCAAGGCGGTACTGTATCGCAAAAAAATAGTATCAGGGCCGAGGCCTTATTAGGCCGTGCACATTCTTATTTCTACCTGGTTAATGAATATGCCAAGCCATACGATGCAGCAACCGCTGCAACCGACCTGGCGGTACCTTTTGTTACTTCGGACAATGTAAGTCAAAAGGCACCAAACAGAAGTACCACAGCTGAAATTTACCAACACATCATTGACGATATCAATGAAGCTATTCCTAATCTTCCCGTTGATAACAGCAATGCAAGATTTCGGGGCTCGAAAGCTGCGGCATATAGTGTACTGGCACGGGTTTATTTATACAGGAGGGAATATAGTGAAGCGCAACGTTATGCTGAGCTGGCGCTAGCCAATACCCGTGCAACGATGATTGATTTCACCAATGCTGCAACTTTTCCGACCAATAGAAATGTGGTGTCACATCCCGACGTAATTTACGGGAGGTCAACTGCTGCTGCTGGATTGTCATTAACTGCAGAACTCAAAAGTACGTTTGCCAACAATGATGCGAGGAGAACCGTTTTGTATGTCAATTGGTCCAGTAACGTAAGAGGAGCGACGCAGTTTAATGCTCAAAATGTTACCCCCGTTTTTGCACTAACAAACACCGGCACAACTGTGCAGGAGATGCGTTTGATTGCCGCCGAGTGCGCTGCACGGGCAAATAGCCTTACGACAGCTCTTGATCACCTGAATCAGGTACGTAGGAATCGATATACTGGTACACCAGTAACAAGCAGAGATTTTAATTCCGGCAATCAGATTGACATATTGAACGAAGTATTGGCAGAAAGAAGGCGGGAATTGCCTTTCCATGGTTTACGCTGGTTCGATATGAGAAGACTGGATACAGAGAACAGAATGTCAACAATTACCCGTACAACTGCACAGAATGTAGTAGTGGCAACACTTGAACCACACAGTAGCAAATATACGCTGCAAATACCGGTACAGGTGATGGCTTTTAATCCTGACATGATACAGAATCCATAG
- a CDS encoding SusC/RagA family TonB-linked outer membrane protein, which translates to MKLIIVLMTAFLIQASAAGYAQKVTLNEKGASLGNVINKIRLQTGYDFVFNTKEVENAKKVTINLKNVELEEVLKVLFSNQNLNYSVKDKFIVIEPAKPSFIDNLRAVFVNIDVRGRVVDNSGGPLPGATVTVKGRKQGVRTGADGSFLLQNVEEDATVIISYTGYKTKELTASRDLGSIRMEVAVGNLEEVAVTVNTGYQRIKPEQSTGAVAQIGTKEYESRVSSNFLDGLVNRLPGLMINNAVQFTSTTPGVGETTRPLFNIRGISTMSANQSPLIVVDGYPTELTLDMIDPNEIKSVTILKDAASATVYGVRASNGVIIIERKQASPGAAQFSFRTTLGLTPAENYSRYRWDPEASGINANYIRERQSLIIVPSTWSTLFNPGVGSIRRSIPFFIQAQLAGGMITPEQAESSFAELANYDNLDDYRRLFQRTALMQTNTLNISGGVPNALYYITANYTGNRDNKILNDNSKFQLTGRTTLKLAKRLSLELTTEYQEQRINGAPIPGVAEYAGYERYDDVNGNPAPIISKSFAPVFNSYVMSQGLLDQNYYPLIEAYKVSDKTRTLNNKAIANFTYDIGKGFNLLFGGVYETSRTEFRHLAAQGSNEVNGMVNTYTVTPTTANPSLVFKRNIPDGDFLRQQNTTSTGYTARAQLNYNKRIGDHSLNAIAGAEIRSVLNKGNLASYFGYNDQSLLHQPVDYAAIINGDAAVRGTIVTGPTLGALNNYFNQIYSEDRYLSAFSNVVYSFKDTYSLSGSIRIDQSNLFGSDPKYKYKPLWSLGAAWNIHREEFMKGFNWLHQLKLRSAFGFNGNVAKLSLPQVIARAENNAANTPTLQSLTLLSNANTGLRWETTENFNLGLDFNVFKNITGSFDYYTKKTTDVMGNSTIDPTLGASSALINYATIRNNGLEFSLKSDWISNRNFNWNTGLVIAKNNSKVLDVFRTGRYDPITLDVLGYVSGYPVGSMFSYNTIGLNNEGHPIVVDPSGVQYVVNTSNTGTPIATAMSSKESGLVQYSGTTIPTINAGLSNRVDVGNFYFFAMINYYGGFKVRVPRPTPADIRPLPGSNNFWRVPGDELKTDIPNLVDLNATNPSWAYRYNSNYVVDGDYMTLGDLTVSYRLNDVNFIKKAGFKNFEIKAQASNLYTVGFNRYNFSMATGSYAKSYLTPTYTLGLFTNF; encoded by the coding sequence ATGAAGTTAATCATAGTACTAATGACCGCCTTTTTGATTCAGGCAAGTGCTGCTGGGTATGCCCAGAAGGTCACTTTAAATGAAAAAGGTGCTTCTCTTGGAAATGTAATTAATAAAATACGATTGCAAACCGGATACGACTTTGTTTTTAACACAAAAGAAGTAGAAAATGCAAAGAAGGTAACCATTAATCTTAAAAATGTTGAACTGGAAGAAGTCCTTAAGGTGCTTTTCAGTAACCAAAACCTCAACTATTCGGTTAAGGACAAATTTATTGTAATAGAACCTGCCAAACCTTCTTTTATAGATAACCTTCGTGCTGTTTTTGTAAACATTGATGTACGTGGCCGGGTTGTGGATAACTCCGGTGGTCCGTTACCGGGTGCTACCGTGACTGTTAAGGGACGGAAACAAGGCGTAAGGACGGGGGCAGATGGCTCTTTCCTGCTACAAAATGTTGAAGAAGATGCCACGGTTATTATTAGCTATACGGGGTATAAGACAAAAGAGCTAACCGCTTCCAGAGATCTTGGGAGCATCCGGATGGAAGTTGCTGTGGGCAATCTGGAAGAAGTTGCAGTGACGGTAAACACCGGATATCAACGTATTAAACCTGAACAAAGTACAGGTGCGGTTGCGCAAATCGGTACAAAAGAATATGAATCAAGGGTAAGTTCTAATTTCCTGGATGGACTGGTAAACCGTTTACCGGGATTGATGATTAATAACGCTGTGCAATTTACCAGTACCACACCCGGTGTTGGCGAAACTACCAGGCCTTTATTTAATATCCGTGGTATCTCCACGATGTCAGCCAACCAAAGTCCGTTGATTGTAGTGGATGGTTATCCAACAGAATTGACGTTGGATATGATAGATCCAAATGAGATCAAGTCGGTTACCATCCTTAAAGATGCGGCCTCCGCTACAGTATATGGGGTAAGGGCATCTAATGGAGTAATTATTATTGAGAGAAAGCAGGCGAGTCCTGGGGCTGCTCAGTTCAGTTTCAGAACTACCTTGGGACTAACACCAGCGGAAAATTATAGCCGCTATCGTTGGGATCCAGAAGCATCTGGCATCAATGCCAATTACATCAGGGAAAGGCAATCGCTCATTATTGTACCATCCACATGGTCAACTTTGTTTAACCCGGGAGTAGGCAGTATACGACGTTCCATTCCTTTCTTTATCCAGGCCCAACTTGCCGGCGGCATGATTACCCCCGAGCAGGCCGAAAGTTCTTTTGCTGAACTGGCTAACTACGATAATCTGGACGATTACCGTCGCTTGTTCCAAAGGACGGCACTGATGCAAACCAATACCTTGAACATTTCAGGTGGTGTGCCAAATGCACTGTATTACATCACAGCCAATTATACCGGTAATCGCGATAATAAAATACTGAATGACAACAGCAAGTTTCAATTGACTGGTCGTACCACGCTTAAACTAGCCAAACGATTAAGCTTAGAACTTACAACAGAATATCAGGAACAACGCATCAATGGCGCACCTATACCTGGAGTTGCCGAATATGCGGGTTATGAGCGCTATGATGATGTAAACGGCAATCCAGCGCCCATCATTTCAAAAAGCTTTGCACCAGTGTTTAATAGCTATGTGATGTCGCAAGGTTTGTTAGATCAAAATTATTATCCGCTGATTGAAGCGTATAAAGTAAGTGATAAGACACGGACCTTGAATAATAAGGCCATTGCCAATTTTACCTACGACATTGGAAAAGGCTTTAATCTTTTGTTTGGCGGGGTATATGAAACATCCCGTACAGAATTCCGGCATCTGGCTGCCCAGGGCTCTAATGAAGTGAATGGCATGGTAAATACCTATACCGTTACGCCGACTACAGCTAATCCTTCCTTAGTATTCAAAAGAAATATTCCTGATGGAGATTTCCTGCGTCAGCAGAATACCACATCTACTGGTTATACAGCCCGTGCACAACTAAATTATAATAAAAGAATTGGTGACCATTCGTTAAATGCCATCGCAGGTGCCGAAATACGTAGCGTTTTAAATAAAGGTAATTTAGCTTCCTATTTTGGCTATAACGACCAGAGTTTACTGCACCAACCGGTTGATTATGCTGCAATCATTAATGGTGACGCAGCAGTTAGGGGTACTATTGTTACTGGACCAACCCTTGGGGCTTTAAATAATTATTTTAACCAGATTTATAGTGAAGACAGGTACTTGTCGGCATTTTCTAATGTTGTCTATTCCTTTAAAGATACCTATTCCTTATCAGGAAGTATCCGCATAGACCAGTCAAATCTTTTTGGTAGTGATCCAAAATATAAGTACAAACCCTTGTGGTCGTTAGGTGCTGCCTGGAACATCCACAGGGAGGAATTTATGAAGGGCTTCAACTGGCTTCACCAGTTGAAACTGCGTAGTGCATTTGGTTTTAATGGAAATGTAGCCAAACTTTCGCTTCCTCAGGTAATTGCCAGGGCTGAAAATAATGCAGCCAATACTCCTACACTTCAATCGCTAACGTTATTATCCAATGCCAATACCGGTCTTCGTTGGGAAACAACAGAGAACTTTAATCTGGGACTTGATTTTAATGTTTTTAAGAACATCACAGGGAGTTTCGATTATTATACCAAAAAAACGACTGATGTGATGGGAAATTCTACCATCGACCCAACGCTTGGTGCCAGCTCTGCCTTAATCAATTATGCCACCATCAGAAATAATGGATTAGAGTTTAGCCTGAAATCGGATTGGATATCCAATAGAAACTTTAATTGGAATACAGGCCTGGTGATTGCCAAAAATAACAGTAAAGTACTGGACGTTTTTAGAACGGGCCGGTACGATCCGATAACCCTTGATGTACTGGGTTATGTAAGTGGTTATCCTGTTGGGTCTATGTTTTCCTACAATACCATTGGGTTGAATAATGAGGGACATCCGATTGTTGTAGACCCTAGCGGGGTACAATATGTGGTTAATACCAGTAATACAGGAACGCCTATAGCTACTGCAATGTCAAGTAAGGAATCGGGATTGGTGCAGTACTCCGGAACTACTATTCCAACTATTAATGCTGGATTAAGTAACCGGGTTGATGTCGGCAATTTTTACTTCTTTGCAATGATTAATTATTACGGTGGTTTTAAGGTAAGGGTACCAAGGCCTACTCCTGCAGATATTAGACCTTTGCCGGGCTCTAATAACTTTTGGAGAGTTCCGGGTGATGAGTTGAAAACAGATATTCCAAACCTGGTTGACCTGAATGCTACAAATCCATCATGGGCTTACCGCTATAACAGCAACTATGTAGTGGACGGTGATTACATGACACTTGGTGATCTTACGGTTTCTTATCGGTTGAATGACGTGAATTTCATAAAAAAGGCAGGATTCAAGAACTTCGAGATCAAAGCCCAGGCCTCTAACCTGTACACGGTAGGCTTTAACCGTTATAACTTTAGTATGGCAACAGGAAGTTATGCAAAATCTTATTTAACTCCTACGTACACACTAGGTTTGTTTACCAACTTCTAA
- a CDS encoding discoidin domain-containing protein — translation MKTYKLNILAICTIVILFMSCKKDKTAPEPLAEGRVAFDVPASTDVVVRDLDIRNEALISLEMKATLQGETSTDVHQVTFATDTAKIVDYRQKYGAGALLLPTTAYLYYKPNVTIPAGANISEAGVLNFRVLTSLKAHSTYVLPLVISSVDGQMQDPKTRKLIYYVFKTGDATYIDHTGYTLVATASSTLGVNVPARAIDATTGTTFWASSNTVALPQWLSIDFGRNVTFPSFDYFFPTGITAAVGGYTTSAKVETSSDNINWVDKGTYAIDVNNTLKRQTINMPSLTTARYLRFTILTATPYNVSATIVYNIGFVGGILLRN, via the coding sequence ATGAAGACCTATAAGTTAAATATATTAGCAATATGCACGATTGTGATATTGTTTATGTCTTGTAAAAAAGACAAAACTGCCCCTGAGCCCCTGGCTGAAGGGCGTGTGGCCTTTGACGTGCCCGCATCGACAGATGTTGTGGTAAGGGATCTGGACATTAGGAATGAGGCCTTAATTAGCCTGGAGATGAAAGCAACCTTACAGGGTGAAACTTCTACGGATGTACATCAGGTAACTTTTGCAACAGATACAGCTAAGATTGTTGATTATAGGCAAAAGTATGGAGCTGGTGCCCTGTTACTGCCTACTACAGCCTATCTTTATTACAAACCAAATGTAACCATTCCTGCTGGTGCTAACATTTCAGAAGCAGGTGTGCTAAACTTTCGCGTGCTCACCTCGTTAAAAGCACACAGTACTTATGTGCTTCCGCTGGTGATTTCCTCCGTAGATGGGCAAATGCAGGACCCAAAAACACGCAAGTTAATTTACTATGTTTTTAAAACAGGGGATGCTACCTATATTGACCATACAGGATATACCCTGGTAGCCACTGCATCGTCCACACTGGGGGTGAATGTACCTGCCAGAGCAATAGATGCCACTACTGGTACAACTTTTTGGGCAAGTTCTAATACGGTAGCTTTACCACAGTGGTTGAGTATTGATTTTGGGCGAAATGTTACTTTCCCGTCATTTGACTATTTCTTTCCAACTGGCATAACAGCAGCTGTTGGTGGTTATACCACCTCTGCTAAAGTGGAAACAAGTTCGGATAACATTAACTGGGTAGACAAGGGTACGTATGCAATAGATGTCAACAATACATTAAAAAGGCAGACTATAAATATGCCTTCGTTAACCACTGCCAGATATCTGCGCTTTACCATTTTGACTGCAACGCCTTACAATGTATCGGCAACGATTGTTTACAATATAGGTTTTGTAGGTGGAATTTTGTTGAGGAACTAA
- a CDS encoding FecR family protein, with protein sequence MMNDKETLELIERIAAGIATDEELSKYNVWCNAMQANGQPISDFGMLKTSMLTNIYDRIDHKGVIRLRYYKIAAIAAAVAVVFGFWFYTSPLRFGRKAEIVYQNDVVPGKNTATLTLANGKTIQLSDNQHGVTVGAELKYYDGTQVAADAGKPQMLTAATPRGGTYEVTLPDGTHVWMNADSKLSFLSDFSGSERRVLLKGEAYFEVAKSYRSKGKADQTGGELIPFVVATDKQEVTVLGTHFNVNSYVDEAATKTTLLEGSVRVAVAKNISTVLKPGDQAINSGNIQVQKVDVEEAVAWKNGNIVFKDKTLEDIMRELARWYDVTVVYADDAPKYETFSGAVSRARNISAVLERMQTTGSVKFKIEGRTITVTK encoded by the coding sequence ATGATGAATGATAAAGAAACGCTAGAATTAATAGAACGGATTGCGGCCGGAATTGCGACTGATGAAGAACTCAGTAAATACAATGTCTGGTGCAACGCTATGCAGGCCAATGGTCAGCCTATTTCTGATTTTGGTATGCTGAAAACCAGTATGTTGACAAATATCTATGATCGAATAGATCATAAAGGTGTTATTCGCCTTCGTTACTATAAAATTGCTGCAATAGCCGCTGCAGTCGCTGTCGTTTTCGGATTCTGGTTTTACACTTCGCCGCTGCGTTTTGGTCGCAAAGCCGAGATCGTTTACCAAAATGACGTTGTTCCTGGGAAAAATACAGCCACTCTTACCTTGGCCAACGGAAAAACGATACAACTTAGCGATAATCAACATGGGGTAACCGTTGGCGCTGAATTGAAATATTACGATGGAACCCAGGTTGCCGCCGATGCAGGTAAGCCCCAAATGCTGACGGCTGCTACACCCCGTGGCGGAACTTACGAGGTTACCCTTCCAGATGGTACACATGTTTGGATGAATGCCGATTCTAAACTCTCTTTCCTCTCTGATTTTTCTGGATCGGAACGCAGGGTCTTATTAAAGGGTGAAGCATATTTTGAAGTAGCAAAAAGTTACCGTTCGAAAGGTAAGGCCGATCAAACAGGTGGCGAACTGATACCTTTTGTTGTGGCTACCGATAAACAGGAAGTGACTGTACTAGGCACACATTTTAACGTGAACAGTTATGTAGATGAAGCGGCCACAAAAACCACTTTATTGGAAGGTAGCGTGCGCGTTGCGGTTGCTAAAAATATATCGACTGTATTAAAACCAGGTGATCAGGCGATAAATAGCGGGAATATTCAGGTGCAGAAAGTTGATGTAGAAGAGGCCGTAGCCTGGAAAAATGGAAATATTGTATTTAAAGACAAAACTTTGGAAGACATTATGCGTGAGCTTGCCCGGTGGTACGATGTAACTGTTGTGTATGCTGATGACGCACCAAAGTACGAAACATTTAGTGGGGCTGTGTCCAGGGCAAGAAATATTTCAGCCGTTTTGGAACGCATGCAAACCACTGGCAGTGTTAAATTTAAAATTGAAGGCAGAACAATAACTGTAACCAAATAA
- a CDS encoding DUF4886 domain-containing protein, translated as MKLFIKTKLVVALVLTMCLQVNAQQAAKTVKVLLIGNSFSQNASRYLPQMAEEANINLVLGRAEMGGCSLKRHWDSVLVNNIDTNKGKAYKGKSLRQLLSSEKWDIVTMQQYSLLSGDEATYQPFAKYIYDMVKSYQPDAKIYIHQTWAYRADAINWGMVAENKRAKNNKEMWEKSRAAYHHLAKNLGDLPIIPSGDAFYRVATDKKWGFKKDEAFDYAKPVYPNLPSQENSINMGYSWKKDKTLEFDPNHANEAGCYLAGLVWYNDLFKENPANVKFKPASVSDDFSAFLKEVASETVAANQK; from the coding sequence ATGAAATTATTTATTAAGACAAAACTTGTCGTAGCCTTGGTTTTGACGATGTGTTTGCAGGTAAATGCCCAGCAAGCCGCAAAGACTGTAAAGGTTTTGCTGATTGGCAATAGTTTTTCACAAAATGCATCGAGGTACTTGCCTCAAATGGCGGAAGAAGCCAACATAAACCTTGTATTGGGGAGGGCAGAAATGGGCGGATGCTCGTTAAAACGTCATTGGGATTCGGTTTTAGTAAATAATATCGATACCAATAAAGGCAAAGCCTATAAAGGTAAATCTTTGCGACAGTTGCTATCATCAGAGAAATGGGACATCGTTACCATGCAACAGTACTCTCTGTTGTCTGGTGATGAAGCAACTTATCAGCCTTTTGCAAAATATATTTATGATATGGTTAAAAGCTATCAGCCAGATGCCAAAATTTATATTCATCAAACATGGGCATATCGTGCAGATGCCATAAATTGGGGAATGGTGGCTGAAAACAAGCGTGCAAAAAATAATAAAGAAATGTGGGAAAAATCAAGAGCTGCCTATCATCATCTGGCAAAAAACCTTGGCGATTTGCCTATCATTCCATCCGGTGATGCATTTTATAGGGTGGCAACCGACAAAAAATGGGGCTTCAAAAAAGATGAAGCGTTTGATTATGCCAAGCCGGTTTATCCTAATTTGCCATCGCAGGAAAACTCTATAAACATGGGATACAGCTGGAAAAAGGATAAAACACTGGAGTTTGACCCTAACCACGCTAATGAGGCAGGATGTTACCTGGCAGGTTTAGTTTGGTACAACGATTTGTTTAAAGAGAACCCAGCTAATGTAAAGTTTAAACCTGCATCAGTATCTGATGATTTTTCTGCTTTTTTGAAAGAAGTTGCATCAGAAACAGTTGCTGCAAATCAGAAATAA
- a CDS encoding bifunctional 2-polyprenyl-6-hydroxyphenol methylase/3-demethylubiquinol 3-O-methyltransferase UbiG, translating to MTEFWEESFADKQEMWGLEAAASAVLASKLFLEKSIKKVLIPGIGYGRNAQSFVDSGMQVTGIEISKTAIELSQKHYGTDMTIYHGSVTDMPFDDEKYDGIFCYGLIHLLDQNERAKLISDCYDQLAENGYMVFTAITKNAQTYGKGTYLSKDRFEMFGGVKMFFYDKETIKNEFEYSGLMDIVEIEENYPFYMIICKKGRD from the coding sequence ATGACAGAGTTTTGGGAAGAAAGTTTTGCCGACAAACAGGAGATGTGGGGATTGGAGGCAGCTGCATCTGCAGTGCTGGCCAGTAAATTGTTTCTGGAGAAGTCGATAAAAAAAGTATTGATCCCGGGAATTGGTTACGGACGAAATGCCCAATCATTTGTGGATAGCGGAATGCAGGTAACAGGGATAGAAATTTCAAAAACCGCTATTGAACTATCTCAAAAGCATTATGGAACCGATATGACGATTTATCATGGTTCTGTAACCGATATGCCTTTTGATGACGAAAAATATGATGGAATATTTTGTTATGGCCTGATCCATTTATTGGACCAGAATGAAAGAGCCAAACTCATATCAGACTGTTACGATCAACTTGCTGAAAACGGATATATGGTGTTTACCGCCATCACAAAAAATGCGCAGACTTACGGAAAAGGGACTTATCTGAGTAAAGATAGATTTGAAATGTTTGGCGGGGTAAAAATGTTCTTTTACGATAAAGAAACTATAAAAAATGAATTTGAGTATTCGGGACTTATGGATATCGTTGAAATTGAAGAAAACTATCCATTCTATATGATAATTTGTAAAAAGGGTAGGGATTAA